One Clostridium estertheticum DNA segment encodes these proteins:
- a CDS encoding LacI family DNA-binding transcriptional regulator, producing the protein MAASIKDVAREAGVSIATVSRVLNDIDVVNEDTKKKVKDAIKKLSYRPNIVARSLKTQKSSTIGIIIPDISNQFYPEIVRGCEDVANIYNYNIMLCNADLDVDKEMEALRILKEKMIDGVIYMSNSIEQNIISLIKELEMPTVLVETTDADGIFPSVSIDNITAASDAVKYLINKGNKKIAYVGTTTDKVNALSKRYTGYKKGLEEMEINLDKEIVYFGGVKARDGYAGINTILDNGTKVDAVFCASDEIAMGVINALRDRDIKVPGDVDVMGFDDIYSASIFYPKLTTVSQPMYDMGSVSMRMLIKSINNLVVEEKHFILPYKIVERDSCK; encoded by the coding sequence ATGGCTGCTTCAATAAAAGATGTTGCAAGAGAAGCGGGAGTTTCTATTGCCACAGTATCTAGAGTTTTAAATGATATAGATGTGGTAAATGAAGATACGAAGAAAAAGGTAAAGGATGCTATAAAAAAATTATCATATAGACCTAATATAGTTGCTAGAAGCTTAAAAACACAAAAATCTAGTACTATAGGAATAATTATACCGGATATATCAAATCAATTTTATCCGGAAATTGTTAGAGGGTGTGAGGATGTAGCTAATATTTATAATTATAATATTATGCTTTGCAATGCGGATTTAGATGTAGATAAAGAAATGGAAGCACTAAGAATACTTAAAGAGAAAATGATAGACGGAGTTATATACATGAGTAATTCCATAGAGCAAAATATTATAAGTTTAATAAAAGAGCTTGAAATGCCAACGGTGCTTGTAGAAACTACGGATGCTGATGGAATATTTCCTAGCGTTTCTATTGATAATATAACGGCAGCCTCAGACGCAGTAAAATATTTGATAAATAAGGGCAACAAAAAGATTGCATATGTAGGTACCACTACAGATAAAGTTAATGCATTATCTAAAAGGTACACAGGTTACAAAAAAGGATTAGAGGAAATGGAAATAAACCTTGATAAAGAGATAGTTTATTTTGGTGGAGTTAAGGCTAGAGATGGTTATGCAGGAATTAATACTATATTAGATAATGGTACAAAGGTAGATGCAGTATTCTGTGCTAGTGACGAAATTGCTATGGGAGTAATAAATGCACTAAGAGATAGAGATATTAAAGTTCCTGGCGACGTAGATGTTATGGGTTTTGATGATATCTATTCAGCTTCAATATTCTATCCAAAACTTACTACAGTATCTCAACCAATGTATGATATGGGCTCTGTAAGTATGAGAATGCTTATAAAATCTATAAACAATTTAGTGGTTGAGGAAAAACATTTTATATTACCTTATAAAATAGTGGAGAGAGACTCCTGTAAATAA
- a CDS encoding AAA domain-containing protein codes for MNINNKVEKVFSYLLCIKNMNEKTIRNINEYESVYWQKELQNISGCTFNCDENKDYWLTIDGRAEKLYNQFQKTYLQLEKNSEDLEIIWSNGLLTWEKEGKKIVHPIFTTKMEIKFDIVKKTFTLKPYNNQTNVELEFLNEYLEVNLDNLLALRNKAKDMALDVRNIEMASNIFEEIAMLLKAHKEGAYIEDLSDESDILIQSNIQFYNAPCIILRKVDTRLWNVELNDVLAQIRAGFPIPKTIEALVSDKEVVQDIEMLDEWKEVGEDVLFPLPANQEQMEITKRLAENYGIVVQGPPGTGKSHSIANLICHLLAHGKRVLVTSQTDRALRVLSNKIPEDVRALCISILGNDTKSLEELDESVRKITENLSMDTKELRKEIKLLKYKLINCRESQKNLYGELKCIEDRENEKIEYEGQKYTLMNMAKWVKENEVDHSWLVDKLSFNTEKPLDTEEFKKLVTLSSIIKKEQIHEVNNMKKYIEVLPKEIDLCDKTAELFKLEEQKQIYQDNIKDLNNASDIDYGNRRLLKLVDDAIERLEGFENNWLKNVMKYYYSNNEAQGLWQQLVQKCNEYIKNINKIKQELNNHKLELPKDVDINKFKVDFDVVAKAIREKGRLGIIFKMLHGNLKYLFEDLKVDFELINSGDQIVVVDLYIKLQLLERELKNFWNNTVKEYGRVLIDDSDLNYIMGVSEDIESIQTIIDFDKDFRNNIINFLPDKNFTGKKLPGNNLPGNNLPGNNLPSKLSWYEKETYIYLKKGFESLKYINEYNKLNYEMEEIKKNFPSVGCLEKLHNAINKRCINDIQVVYLEIDSLMKVAPQVLELKELSNKLQACCPILLNNITNGEDEIMKNLQCADWEKAWKWSKWNELLSKLGEVSVEALEKNISQEKIKEKYIIGELVSKRSWFNQIEHTTEAQKRSLFTWMEAIKRIGKGTGTQAVKYRKIAQKEMDNCKDVIPVWIMPINRVMENLKLTDNLFDVVIVDESSQSDISAITVLMRAKKAIIVGDEKQISPEAIGKDHSVVETLINTYLEDIPHAEWFDLKTSLYNTALRVFPNRLLLKEHFRCVPEIIGFSNELCYSNEIIPLRRIDALEKVGPFIVTSKVIDGCRDGTKALNIPEAECIVEKILECCSNERYNGMTMGVISLLGDAQAELIQSQLVERLGMEEMLQRRLICGDAYSFQGDERDVMFLSMVIANNAKFAALTKGSDIRRFNVAASRARNQMWLFHSVDLENLNNKCVRYSLLKYCLEQNEPKEEIKSFEYLLLNDFEEHIAGSIKGLGYKLTPKVKVGKYTIDFVVETDLSSEMKQANYKKIAVQCIGMTADEDYNWQKHYEMQMCLERMGWEFYKIRASEFYRNPRVVMEKLKEKLSDFKMQM; via the coding sequence TTGAATATTAATAATAAAGTAGAGAAAGTATTTTCGTATTTATTGTGTATTAAAAATATGAATGAGAAAACTATAAGAAATATTAATGAATATGAAAGTGTATATTGGCAAAAAGAACTTCAAAACATTAGCGGATGTACATTTAACTGTGATGAAAATAAGGATTATTGGTTAACTATAGATGGGAGAGCAGAAAAACTATATAATCAGTTTCAAAAAACATATCTACAATTAGAAAAAAACAGTGAAGATTTAGAGATCATTTGGTCAAATGGACTTTTAACTTGGGAAAAGGAAGGCAAAAAAATAGTCCATCCTATTTTTACAACTAAGATGGAAATAAAATTTGACATAGTGAAAAAAACATTTACTCTAAAGCCATATAATAATCAAACCAATGTAGAACTTGAGTTTTTAAATGAATATTTAGAGGTTAACTTAGATAATTTACTAGCCCTTCGCAATAAAGCAAAAGACATGGCTCTAGATGTGAGAAATATCGAAATGGCTTCAAATATTTTTGAAGAGATAGCTATGCTTTTAAAAGCGCACAAGGAAGGCGCTTATATTGAGGATCTAAGTGATGAATCCGATATACTGATTCAATCTAATATACAATTTTACAATGCACCTTGCATAATACTACGCAAGGTGGACACAAGACTCTGGAATGTGGAACTAAATGATGTATTGGCACAAATAAGAGCGGGGTTTCCTATACCTAAAACTATAGAGGCCTTGGTCTCGGATAAAGAAGTAGTACAAGATATTGAAATGCTAGATGAGTGGAAGGAGGTAGGAGAAGATGTGTTATTTCCACTACCTGCGAATCAAGAACAAATGGAAATAACTAAGAGACTTGCTGAGAATTATGGCATTGTTGTACAGGGACCACCAGGTACTGGTAAAAGCCATTCTATAGCTAATTTAATATGTCATCTATTGGCTCATGGTAAAAGGGTATTAGTTACAAGCCAAACAGATAGAGCATTAAGAGTTTTATCTAATAAAATACCAGAAGATGTTAGAGCATTATGCATCAGCATATTGGGAAATGATACGAAATCATTAGAAGAATTGGACGAGTCTGTTAGAAAAATAACAGAAAATTTATCCATGGACACTAAAGAATTACGTAAAGAAATAAAACTCCTAAAATATAAACTTATTAATTGTCGTGAGTCGCAGAAGAATTTATATGGAGAGTTAAAATGTATTGAGGATAGAGAAAATGAGAAAATAGAATATGAGGGTCAAAAATATACCTTAATGAATATGGCTAAGTGGGTTAAAGAGAATGAAGTGGATCATTCTTGGCTTGTAGATAAGCTTTCTTTTAATACGGAAAAGCCACTGGACACTGAGGAGTTTAAAAAGCTAGTTACCTTGTCAAGTATAATTAAAAAAGAACAAATTCATGAAGTAAATAACATGAAAAAGTACATAGAAGTACTGCCTAAAGAAATTGATTTATGTGATAAAACTGCAGAATTATTTAAATTAGAAGAGCAGAAGCAAATTTACCAGGATAATATTAAAGATTTAAATAATGCAAGTGATATAGACTATGGAAATAGAAGACTTCTAAAACTTGTAGATGATGCCATAGAAAGACTTGAAGGATTTGAAAATAACTGGCTAAAGAATGTGATGAAATATTATTATTCTAATAATGAGGCGCAAGGCCTTTGGCAGCAATTAGTACAAAAATGCAATGAATATATAAAAAACATAAATAAAATTAAACAAGAATTAAACAATCACAAATTAGAGCTACCAAAGGATGTTGATATAAACAAATTTAAAGTGGACTTTGATGTTGTAGCAAAAGCAATTAGAGAAAAAGGAAGACTAGGAATCATATTTAAGATGCTTCATGGAAATCTTAAATATTTATTTGAAGACCTTAAGGTGGATTTTGAGCTTATAAATAGCGGAGACCAAATAGTGGTGGTTGATTTATATATAAAGTTACAGTTATTAGAAAGAGAACTCAAAAATTTTTGGAACAATACAGTAAAAGAGTATGGTAGAGTGCTTATAGATGATTCAGATTTGAACTATATAATGGGTGTGTCTGAGGATATTGAAAGTATTCAAACAATTATTGACTTTGACAAAGACTTTAGAAATAACATAATAAATTTTTTACCGGATAAAAATTTTACAGGCAAAAAATTGCCTGGCAATAATTTGCCCGGCAATAATTTGCCTGGCAATAATTTGCCAAGTAAGCTATCTTGGTATGAGAAAGAAACATATATTTATCTTAAAAAGGGATTCGAGAGTTTAAAGTATATAAATGAATATAATAAATTGAACTATGAAATGGAAGAAATTAAGAAAAATTTTCCTAGTGTAGGGTGTTTAGAAAAATTACACAACGCTATAAACAAAAGGTGCATTAATGATATACAAGTTGTTTATTTAGAAATAGATAGTCTAATGAAAGTAGCTCCTCAGGTGTTAGAATTAAAAGAGCTAAGTAATAAATTACAAGCATGTTGTCCAATTCTACTTAATAACATCACAAATGGTGAAGATGAAATTATGAAGAATTTACAGTGTGCAGATTGGGAAAAGGCATGGAAGTGGAGTAAATGGAATGAGTTATTGAGTAAATTAGGTGAGGTCTCTGTAGAAGCCTTAGAGAAAAATATATCACAGGAAAAAATTAAAGAAAAATATATTATAGGAGAACTTGTTTCTAAAAGAAGTTGGTTTAATCAAATAGAGCATACTACAGAAGCTCAAAAAAGAAGCTTATTTACTTGGATGGAAGCTATAAAAAGAATAGGCAAAGGAACAGGTACCCAGGCAGTAAAGTATAGAAAAATTGCACAAAAGGAAATGGACAATTGTAAAGATGTAATTCCTGTGTGGATTATGCCAATAAATAGAGTTATGGAGAATTTAAAGCTTACAGATAATTTATTTGACGTGGTAATTGTGGACGAGAGCAGTCAAAGTGACATATCAGCTATAACGGTTTTGATGCGGGCTAAGAAGGCAATTATCGTAGGAGATGAAAAGCAAATAAGTCCTGAAGCCATTGGGAAGGACCATTCGGTTGTAGAAACTTTAATTAATACATACTTAGAAGATATCCCTCATGCTGAGTGGTTTGATTTAAAAACTAGTTTATACAATACTGCACTAAGAGTATTTCCAAATAGGTTGTTATTAAAAGAACACTTTAGATGCGTGCCTGAAATAATTGGCTTTAGTAATGAATTGTGTTATTCAAACGAAATAATACCTTTAAGAAGAATAGATGCTTTGGAAAAAGTCGGTCCCTTTATAGTAACCTCTAAAGTAATAGATGGATGCAGGGATGGGACTAAGGCTCTAAATATACCTGAGGCAGAGTGCATTGTAGAGAAGATATTAGAGTGTTGTAGTAATGAAAGGTATAACGGAATGACTATGGGTGTTATATCGCTTCTAGGTGATGCCCAAGCTGAATTAATACAAAGCCAATTAGTAGAGAGGCTTGGCATGGAGGAAATGCTACAAAGAAGACTTATCTGTGGAGATGCTTATTCCTTCCAAGGGGATGAAAGAGATGTAATGTTCCTATCTATGGTTATTGCAAATAATGCTAAGTTTGCCGCTCTAACTAAAGGGTCAGACATAAGAAGATTTAATGTGGCTGCAAGTCGAGCCAGAAATCAAATGTGGCTATTTCACTCAGTAGATTTAGAGAACCTTAATAATAAATGTGTTAGGTACTCCTTATTAAAATATTGTTTAGAGCAGAATGAACCAAAGGAAGAGATTAAATCCTTTGAATATTTATTACTAAATGATTTTGAAGAGCATATAGCAGGAAGTATAAAAGGCCTTGGATATAAGCTTACACCAAAAGTTAAAGTTGGAAAATACACTATAGATTTTGTTGTAGAAACAGATTTATCCTCGGAAATGAAGCAGGCTAATTATAAAAAAATAGCAGTGCAGTGTATCGGAATGACTGCGGATGAAGATTATAATTGGCAAAAGCACTATGAAATGCAGATGTGTCTTGAAAGAATGGGTTGGGAATTTTATAAAATACGTGCTAGTGAATTTTATAGAAATCCAAGAGTAGTTATGGAAAAATTGAAAGAAAAATTAAGCGATTTTAAAATGCAAATGTAA
- a CDS encoding HipA N-terminal domain-containing protein, which translates to MKNIIWMIWRNSEGESFKVGELSRREEKYYFKYDASGVKKAEEYGFSPLPNLPRIDVEYFREELFSSFSKRLPGHGKKDISSVLKQYELEEYDAFELLKKSGGKISTDNFEFIYPLDEERIILDEK; encoded by the coding sequence GTGAAGAATATAATATGGATGATATGGAGGAATAGCGAAGGTGAATCCTTTAAAGTAGGCGAATTATCTAGACGAGAAGAAAAATATTATTTTAAATATGATGCTTCAGGTGTTAAAAAGGCTGAAGAATATGGATTCTCTCCATTACCTAATTTGCCTAGAATAGATGTAGAGTATTTCAGAGAAGAATTATTTAGTTCCTTTTCAAAGCGTCTTCCTGGGCATGGTAAGAAGGATATAAGCTCTGTTTTGAAGCAATATGAACTTGAAGAATATGATGCCTTTGAATTACTAAAAAAAAGTGGAGGTAAAATTTCAACAGATAACTTTGAATTTATTTACCCACTTGATGAAGAACGCATTATTTTGGATGAGAAATAG
- a CDS encoding peptidoglycan-binding domain-containing protein, producing the protein MNKRLKALSCALVAIFALSIAVDSPKTGLFGVDAVSAATGVAPVTPAKPTKPSKPSTSTNQNTSPAYNTSTGVTRLLRFNSMGNDVKALQTTLNLKGYKLTVDGILGNLTLAAVKNYQGKNALAVDGLVGPATFAKLNAKPVAPKPPVVKPPVVVPPVVTPPVVVPPVVTPPDTVTSASLVDNAAVFEKSIGKDGKWIVTTTKDLTSTKELVLEGDFKNGKKDTVTGADLIQRKIGLYTQDDKRAITARFTLTAPKLTIKSPMSSLEYGIFKGDLYVTSADFKLIDATVVGNVYVSATNFTMTKNANIQGNIYFSTQGAKDTFKPEATTSVTGTKDLIKVDTVTTASIVNDATAFEKAISKDGKWIAASLSDITTTKELVLEGKISNGKKDAAGVDIIQREIALYTSAKQDGKSVVTNKFTLTAPKLTIKSPEANIQSSIFKGKLYVSSRNFKLTDSKVIGDVYVHSTEFKLAGNSKIEGNVYFDNIEAQKTFIIEAGSTVTGTQTLSQAPSMVDSISSASLVDNDKFSFENAIGKTGTWIICPVKDLVINKDLVLEGDLTKLDTKAVPPVQVPTGRKIGLYYHDGDNYTTARFTLTAPKLTIKSKDSNISKGIFKGDLYVSATGFKLVDARIEGNVYFTTQAAKDTFKMDATSSVTGNKELIDVDAVTSASLVNDVAAFENAISTKGNWIASVSKDLTTTKELVLDGDKMNTKTPPVSMRKIALYSQDDKYAVTRRFTLTAPKLTIKSIDASIQKGIFVGDIYVSAKNFQLIDTKVIGNVYFTTAEAQTTFKMDATSSLTGIQMLKLN; encoded by the coding sequence TTGAATAAAAGGTTAAAAGCATTAAGCTGCGCTTTAGTAGCAATATTCGCACTTTCAATTGCAGTAGATAGTCCAAAGACCGGACTCTTTGGTGTAGATGCTGTTTCAGCTGCTACTGGAGTAGCTCCAGTTACTCCGGCTAAACCAACTAAACCATCTAAACCATCTACGTCAACTAATCAAAATACATCACCTGCTTATAATACATCAACAGGTGTAACTCGTTTACTTAGATTCAATTCTATGGGTAACGATGTTAAGGCTCTACAAACTACTCTTAACTTAAAAGGATACAAACTTACTGTTGATGGTATTTTAGGAAATCTAACTTTAGCTGCAGTTAAGAACTATCAAGGTAAGAATGCTCTTGCTGTTGATGGATTAGTTGGACCAGCTACTTTTGCTAAGTTAAATGCAAAACCAGTAGCGCCAAAACCACCAGTTGTTAAACCACCAGTTGTAGTGCCACCAGTAGTTACTCCACCAGTTGTAGTGCCACCTGTTGTTACGCCACCTGATACTGTAACTTCTGCTTCACTAGTAGATAATGCTGCCGTTTTTGAAAAATCAATTGGCAAAGATGGTAAGTGGATTGTTACTACTACTAAAGATTTAACTAGTACTAAAGAACTTGTCTTAGAAGGCGATTTTAAAAATGGTAAGAAAGATACTGTAACAGGCGCTGACCTTATCCAACGTAAGATAGGTCTTTACACTCAAGACGATAAACGTGCTATAACTGCTAGATTTACATTAACAGCTCCAAAATTAACTATTAAGAGTCCTATGAGCAGTTTAGAATATGGAATTTTCAAGGGTGATCTTTATGTTACATCAGCAGACTTCAAATTAATAGATGCTACAGTTGTAGGAAATGTTTATGTTTCAGCAACAAACTTCACTATGACAAAAAATGCTAATATTCAAGGAAACATATATTTCTCTACTCAAGGCGCTAAAGATACATTCAAACCAGAGGCTACAACCTCTGTAACAGGAACTAAAGATTTAATAAAAGTAGATACTGTAACAACAGCTTCAATAGTAAATGATGCTACCGCTTTTGAAAAAGCAATAAGCAAAGATGGTAAATGGATTGCCGCTTCTCTAAGTGATATAACTACTACTAAAGAACTTGTTTTAGAAGGAAAAATTTCAAATGGCAAAAAAGATGCTGCAGGTGTTGATATTATCCAACGTGAAATAGCTCTTTATACTTCAGCTAAACAAGATGGTAAAAGCGTTGTAACTAATAAATTTACTCTAACAGCTCCAAAATTAACAATTAAGAGCCCAGAAGCTAATATTCAAAGCTCAATTTTCAAGGGTAAACTTTACGTTAGTTCTCGTAACTTCAAATTAACAGATTCTAAAGTTATAGGAGATGTTTACGTTCATTCAACAGAATTCAAATTAGCAGGTAATTCAAAAATTGAAGGAAATGTGTATTTTGATAATATAGAAGCACAAAAGACATTCATAATCGAAGCTGGAAGCACTGTAACAGGAACACAGACCTTGTCACAAGCGCCATCAATGGTAGATTCAATATCGTCTGCTTCATTAGTAGATAACGATAAATTTTCTTTTGAGAACGCAATAGGTAAAACTGGTACATGGATTATTTGTCCTGTAAAAGATTTAGTTATTAATAAGGATCTTGTTTTAGAAGGCGACCTTACAAAGCTTGATACTAAAGCTGTTCCACCAGTACAAGTTCCAACAGGCCGTAAGATAGGTCTTTACTATCATGATGGTGATAACTATACAACTGCTAGATTTACTCTAACAGCTCCAAAATTAACTATTAAAAGTAAAGATTCTAATATTTCAAAAGGAATCTTCAAGGGTGACCTTTATGTTTCAGCAACAGGCTTCAAATTAGTTGATGCTAGAATTGAAGGAAATGTATATTTCACTACTCAAGCAGCTAAAGATACATTCAAAATGGATGCTACAAGTTCTGTAACAGGAAACAAAGAGTTAATAGATGTAGATGCTGTAACAAGCGCCTCATTAGTAAATGATGTAGCTGCTTTTGAAAATGCAATTAGCACAAAGGGTAATTGGATTGCTTCTGTTTCAAAAGATTTAACTACTACTAAAGAACTTGTTTTAGATGGCGATAAAATGAATACAAAAACTCCTCCAGTTTCAATGAGAAAAATAGCTCTTTATTCTCAAGATGATAAGTATGCTGTAACTCGTAGATTTACTTTAACAGCTCCAAAATTGACAATTAAGAGTATCGATGCTAGTATTCAAAAAGGAATCTTTGTTGGTGACATTTATGTATCAGCAAAAAACTTCCAGTTAATAGATACTAAAGTTATAGGAAATGTATATTTCACTACTGCAGAAGCTCAAACTACATTCAAAATGGATGCTACGAGTTCTCTAACAGGAATACAAATGTTAAAACTTAACTAA
- a CDS encoding recombinase family protein, protein MNSLRKTWDVAVYARVSSDKKEQQESMPAQVESLKKWLLEKSETDCESVYNLVEIYEDVGFSGSNFERDSFIRMKEDIEQGKINMIVTRDLSRFSRNYITAGYYLEEYFKINEVRFISVLDNVDTLQEINDIIPFKNILNEMYIKDCSRRSRDGLKQRMIRGSSIASKPPYGYKFEEEYAGNVKTIRLVAEDDETTETVKEIFELYLKGYGFGRLASYLNSKGIAPPSAKLNNFSLSKFGLWTNNTIKTILNNPKYGGIMVQGRWRKISYKIKKVRPTLQEEWIYGGEFKGIVSKEIFEQVQNIISKRSKSYRYKGQNIYMFSSVLKCNECGGGMSYRKKFQGYKCTNSQMGGGRCTAHSLKEDELKDIITYDLMQSALRELNVQEIYNNIDKFINKRENHGNKYKNIESELKKLDRQFEELYSDKFNGRVSERNFEILSNSIEKKQQELVNRKKEMLINLEVSRNYDDMYVVYKNEIDKVLRFQNLDRIMVENLVEKIIVSEDKKMGQKSIDIFYKFKI, encoded by the coding sequence GTGAATAGTTTGAGAAAAACATGGGATGTAGCGGTTTATGCAAGAGTTTCATCAGATAAGAAGGAGCAGCAAGAGTCCATGCCAGCACAGGTGGAAAGTTTAAAAAAATGGTTACTTGAAAAAAGTGAAACGGACTGTGAGTCTGTATATAATCTTGTAGAGATATATGAGGATGTGGGATTTTCTGGTTCTAATTTTGAAAGAGATAGCTTTATTCGAATGAAGGAAGACATAGAGCAAGGTAAAATAAATATGATTGTAACCCGAGATCTTTCAAGATTTTCAAGAAACTATATTACAGCAGGATATTATTTAGAGGAGTATTTCAAAATAAATGAAGTGCGTTTTATATCTGTGCTTGATAATGTAGATACACTACAGGAAATAAATGATATAATACCATTTAAAAACATACTAAATGAGATGTATATTAAAGATTGTTCAAGACGGTCTAGGGATGGATTAAAGCAAAGAATGATACGGGGGTCATCAATTGCCAGTAAGCCACCCTATGGCTATAAGTTTGAAGAAGAATACGCGGGTAATGTAAAAACAATAAGGTTAGTGGCAGAAGATGATGAAACAACGGAAACTGTAAAAGAAATATTTGAACTATATCTTAAAGGGTATGGGTTTGGAAGGTTAGCGTCTTATTTAAATTCTAAGGGCATAGCCCCGCCTTCTGCGAAATTAAATAATTTTTCACTTTCTAAATTCGGACTTTGGACTAATAATACCATTAAAACAATTTTAAATAACCCTAAATATGGTGGCATTATGGTCCAAGGAAGATGGAGAAAAATCAGTTATAAAATAAAAAAAGTAAGACCTACCCTTCAGGAAGAATGGATCTATGGGGGGGAATTTAAAGGAATAGTATCAAAAGAAATATTTGAACAAGTTCAAAATATTATAAGTAAAAGATCTAAAAGTTATAGATACAAAGGCCAAAATATATATATGTTTTCTTCTGTACTGAAATGTAATGAATGTGGAGGAGGTATGTCTTATAGAAAAAAATTTCAAGGATATAAATGCACTAATAGTCAAATGGGGGGAGGAAGATGTACTGCACATTCTTTAAAGGAAGATGAGCTAAAGGATATTATAACTTACGATTTAATGCAATCTGCTTTAAGAGAATTAAATGTACAAGAGATATATAACAATATAGATAAGTTCATTAATAAGAGGGAAAATCATGGTAACAAATATAAAAATATAGAAAGTGAATTAAAAAAATTGGATAGACAATTTGAGGAATTATATTCGGATAAGTTTAATGGAAGAGTAAGTGAAAGAAATTTTGAAATTTTATCTAATAGTATTGAAAAAAAACAACAAGAATTAGTTAATCGAAAAAAAGAAATGCTAATAAATCTAGAAGTATCCAGAAATTATGATGATATGTATGTAGTTTATAAAAACGAGATTGACAAAGTTTTGAGGTTCCAAAACTTAGATAGAATTATGGTAGAAAACTTAGTAGAAAAAATTATTGTTTCTGAAGATAAGAAAATGGGACAAAAGAGTATTGATATATTTTACAAATTTAAAATTTGA